From Anopheles arabiensis isolate DONGOLA chromosome 3, AaraD3, whole genome shotgun sequence, a single genomic window includes:
- the LOC120905168 gene encoding uncharacterized protein LOC120905168 isoform X6: MENKRCDEKNEPLRSEHLAEVPSSSLQSFVSSRTRSHPVICDVIRLEVIRERSSVYSEDGEFIDLPLPPVPPWSTILKDEVAVDEEENHIKDSEKSYELDAHIKSPVNNFVGDSEARCDVDVIDISISPYDCNHNTASDLTPNNKMHLRVMEEDAKSIDSSTASNTLRKSSWSVTSIGSTGAEYSNDDCKSGCQSDSVDSDEGDRPEDDYCEHSSGYRDKSPFLRSISLSPVERRFRKLSSSRERRRHAHEAEGKLLGTCDGWRSQRSKPYRKHEAEDSTCCDDDFTWVYAHNHHEAPKASVESDRRSVSQTTATRSVPRDQQRSREMSIQKTDQCQSTANTIGIGEAVPCGKPPRPSRETGSLDRRRNLRSSRHERDGKSHSTHSLKENSSSSEFHKHDSMSSNLSLNSKDHLQDSGSFYYYNISGSGNPHQRHGYPPHPQNACTSPSMWEPPPPPPLSPWDPQYYWNNPHCRHQSKEELRLIDYHRRQQELYQYGNRSGQSSMQDLSCASGCCNRNYYHHPPLPVCCPLDHRTQWINDVQRHDTDERLRRLQKDKESLALQVKTLTEHMQTQSTKISELENMIKEKNQLLSNAEDLLQRVSVFAKTVGIQIDKQKEMLSRSSLETQKLELMSAMSELKLQQAALERENLELRTTFVTNSVASSGLFNGNLANGSGSGSAITNVLNNNSITSSLLRRPQIITNTRMVGMSASTPGASMISSPIHHGSHGSLQQAAISPITPKTPPASYRQRIDVHYSSLPRQAFATTLSTVSTSSGSSTATDSNANPKRNVAFADAENRDNGILEHGEGGVQPTRSFTPQPSPSPSMSHKLKNIFGKIKRSNSGTLDDITTPEGEFKRGGVRATAGARLGWSGTTPYRKPDKPFREWDVDTICHWFEHLGLNMYEEDLRKWIKSSTTPGSELMKASPVDIEKELSLRNPLHRKKIVLAIADISGTVGDDGLFENAGKLDSTWVQRWLDDVGLPQYKEPFMAARMDGRMLHKLTMDDLGHLQISSCLHVASIRRGIQLMRNEKWNPDCHIRRPLQLGLNAKDDVRLWTSQRVHEWLRAVDLAEYAPNLRGSGVHGALMIFEVKFTAELFADLLNIPSSKTLLRRHLATHFKELLGRDIIQVKREAENTLGFQPLTITAKIKTPKKSQFSLKRKKSNKGGNLGGDEWSDYVCPMGGSGQEHLPPASSSAYDQTSTNQGSNTPISALSAFTSNASSPNTNIVTSIAMTKDPSTAPIAYPDSTTSSISSTTTSGVGLELASVQRQPSSNAQLVTTPIVNNNGVECRGEGGGSDSPLSIRSSTASTS; this comes from the exons ATGGAGAATAAGCGATGCGATGAGAAAAATGAACCATTAAGATCAGAACATTTAGCAGAagtaccatcatcatctctTCAGTCATTTGTTTCATCACGAACACGAAGTCATCCCGTAATATGCGATGTGATTCGCCTTGAGGTTATTCGCGAGCGTAGCAGTGTCTACAGTGAGGATGGCGAGTTCATTGACTTGCCACTGCCGCCTGTTCCACCATGGTCAACTATTTTGAAAGATGAAGTTGCGGTTGATGAAGAGGAAAATCATATAAAGGACAGCGAAAAATCTTATGAATTAGATGCACATATCAAATCTCCAGTGAATAATTTTGTGGGGGACAGCGAGGCGAGATGCGACGTAGATGTTATTGATATATCTATATCACCATACGATTGCAATCATAATACCGCTAGTGATTtgacaccaaacaacaaaatgcattTGCGTGTAATGGAAGAAGATGCAAAGTCAATCGACAGTAGTACGGCATCAAACACATTGCGGAAAAGTTCGTGGAGTGTGACTTCGATTGGTTCCACTGGAGCTGAATACTCTAATGACGATTGCAAATCTGGCTGCCAGTCCGACAGTGTGGACAGCGATGAGGGTGATCGACCAGAGGACGATTACTGTGAACATTCATCTGGATATCGTGATAAATCGCCATTTCTACGATCAATATCGCTATCACCAGTAGAACGTCGTTTTCGTAAATTGTCCTCATCTCGGGAGCGTCGACGTCATGCACATGAAGCTGAAGGGAAACTATTGGGAACCTGTGATGGTTGGAGATCTCAACGGTCTAAGCCGTACAGAAAGCATGAAGCAG AAGACTCGACTTGCTGTGATGATGACTTTACTTGGGTATACGCTCACAACCACCATGAAGCGCCAAAGGCTTCCGTTGAATCTGACCGACGATCCGTTtcacaaacaacagcaactcGATCGGTTCCACGTGACCAACAACgtagtcgagaaatgtcaatacaaaaaactgatcaATGTCAATCCACAGCTAACACAATTGGTATCGGGGAAGCAGTTCCTTGTGGCAAGCCACCCAGACCTTCACGGGAAACTGGTAGCCTAGATCGACGGCGGAACTTACGCTCAAGTCGTCACGAGCGAGATGGAAAAAGCCACAGTACACATTCACTAAAAGAAAATTCATCTTCGTCCGAATTTCATAAACACGATTCTATGTCCAGCAATCTCAGTTTAAATTCTAAAG ATCATCTGCAAGACTCGGGAAGCTTTTACTATTACAACATTAGTGGTAGCGGAAATCCACATCAACGTCATGGCTATCCACCTCATCCTCAAAATGCATGTACAAGTCCTAGTATGTgggaaccaccaccaccgccgccattGTCTCCTTGGGATCCTCAATACTACTGGAATAATCCGCATTGTCGCCACCAAAGCAAAGAAGAGTTGAGATTAATCGACTATCATCGCCGACAGCAAGAATTGTACCAATATGGAAACAGAAGTGGGCAAAGTAGTATGCAGGATTTATCTTGCGCTAGTGGCTGCTGTAATCGAAACTATTATCATCACCCACCTCTGCCGGTTTGTTGCCCATTGGATCATCGCACGCAATGGATCAACGATGTTCAG cGCCATGACACTGATGAACGGCTACGACGTTTACAAAAGGACAAAGAATCACTAGCTTTGCAAGTTAAAACACTTACGGAGCATATGCAGACACAATCTACAAAAATAAGTGAATTGGAAAACAtgataaaagagaaaaatcaGCTGCTATCCAACGCAGAAGATCTCCTGCAGCGAGTAAGCGTATTTGCAAAAACAGTTGGCATCCAGATTGACAAACAAAAA gaaatgCTTTCGAGATCTTCGCttgaaacacaaaaattaGAGCTCATGTCAGCGATGAGTGAGCTCAAACTTCAACAAGCAGCCCTAGAAAGAGAAAATTTGGAACTTCGTACAACTTTTGTAACTAATAGCGTGGCATCTAGCGGATTATTCAATGGAAATCTTGCAAATGGATCAGGGAGTGGATCAGCGATAACAAATGTGCTTAATAACAACAGCATTACGTCTAGTTTGCTCAGAAGACCTCAGATTATTACGAATACTAGAATGGTAGGCATGTCCGCCTCTACTCCAGGAGCTTCAATGATCTCGTCTCCAATACATCATGGCAGCCATGGGAGTTTACAACAAGCAGCAATTAGTCCTATTACTCCGAAG ACCCCACCGGCATCTTATCGACAACGTATCGATGTTCACTACAGTAGTCTTCCAAGACAAGCCTTTGCTACTACATTATCAACGGTTAGCACCTCCAGCGGCTCTTCAACAGCAACAGATAGTAACGCCAACCCTAAACGAAACGTAGCTTTTG CTGATGCAGAAAATCGCGATAATGGGATCTTAGAACACGGTGAAGGTGGTGTGCAGCCCACTCGCAGCTTCACCCCTCAACCTTCGCCATCGCCGTCTATGAGTCACAAATTAAAGAACATTTTTGGTAAGATCAAAAGAAGCAACAGTGGAACCTTGGACGATATTACAACTCCGGAAGGTGAATTTAAACGTGGAGGAGTTCGTGCAACCGCAGGGGCTCGTCTGGGTTGGAGTGGAACGACTCCATATCGAAAACCTGATAAACCGTTCCGCGAATGGGATGTAGATACAATCTGCCATTGGTTCGAGCATCTGGGTTTAAATATGTATGAGGAAGATTTACGAAAATGGATCAAATCGAGCACGACGCCTGGAAGCGAATTGATGAAAGCCTCGCCAGTAGATATTGAAAAAGAGTTAAGTTTGCGAAATCCATTGCATCGAAAAAAGATAGTGTTAGCTATTGCAGATATTTCGGGGACGGTGGGAGACGACGGGTTGTTTGAGAACGCTGGAAAGCTGGATTCAACATGG GTCCAGCGTTGGTTAGACGATGTTGGTTTGCCCCAATACAAAGAACCCTTCATGGCGGCCCGAATGGATGGACGAATGCTACACAAATTGACGATGGACGATTTGGGCCATTTGCAAATATCTTCTTGTTTGCACGTGGCCAGCATTCGTCGTGGTATACAGCTTATGCGTAATGAAAAATGGAATCCCGATTGTCATATTCGTCGGCCATTGCAACTCGGATTAAATGCAAAAGACGATGTAAGGTTATGGACTTCGCAAAGAGTCCATGAATGGTTACGAGCCGTCGATTTGGCAGAATATGCTCCTAATTTGCGTGGATCTGGAGTACATGGAGCTCTCATGATATTCGAAGTTAAATTTACAGCCGAACTTTTTGCTGATTTATTGAACATTCCTTCAAGCAAAACATTGTTACGTCGACATTTGGCTACTCATTTTAAGGAGCTTTTGGGTCGAGATATCATACAGGTGAAACGAGAGGCTGAAAATACCCTTGGATTCCAACCACTGACAATTACGGCAAAAATTAAG ACGCCTAAAAAGTCTCAATTTTCcttaaaacggaaaaagaGCAACAAAGGTGGCAATCTGGGAGGAGATGAATGGAGTGATTATGTCTGCCCAATGGGTGGTTCAGGTCAGGAACATTTACCGCCTGCATCTTCTTCAGCTTATGATCAAACTAGCACAAATCAAGGCAGCAATACTCCAATTTCTGCTCTTTCTGCCTTTACGTCAAATGCTTCTTCTCCTAATACTAATATTGTCACTAGCATCGCC ATGACGAAGGATCCCTCAACGGCACCAATTGCTTATCCAGACAGCACAACCAGCAGCATCTCCAGCACAACTACTTCCGGAGTCGGGTTGGAGCTTGCTTCAGTTCAACGTCAGCCGTCGAGTAACGCACAGTTAGTAACAACGCCGATAGTCAATAATAACGGTGTCGAATGTAGAGGAGAAGGAGGTGGTAGCGATTCTCCACTATCAATACGCAGTTCAACTGCTTCAACCTCCTAG
- the LOC120905168 gene encoding liprin-beta homolog isoform X5: MENKRCDEKNEPLRSEHLAEVPSSSLQSFVSSRTRSHPVICDVIRLEVIRERSSVYSEDGEFIDLPLPPVPPWSTILKDEVAVDEEENHIKDSEKSYELDAHIKSPVNNFVGDSEARCDVDVIDISISPYDCNHNTASDLTPNNKMHLRVMEEDAKSIDSSTASNTLRKSSWSVTSIGSTGAEYSNDDCKSGCQSDSVDSDEGDRPEDDYCEHSSGYRDKSPFLRSISLSPVERRFRKLSSSRERRRHAHEAEGKLLGTCDGWRSQRSKPYRKHEAEDSTCCDDDFTWVYAHNHHEAPKASVESDRRSVSQTTATRSVPRDQQRSREMSIQKTDQCQSTANTIGIGEAVPCGKPPRPSRETGSLDRRRNLRSSRHERDGKSHSTHSLKENSSSSEFHKHDSMSSNLSLNSKDHLQDSGSFYYYNISGSGNPHQRHGYPPHPQNACTSPSMWEPPPPPPLSPWDPQYYWNNPHCRHQSKEELRLIDYHRRQQELYQYGNRSGQSSMQDLSCASGCCNRNYYHHPPLPVCCPLDHRTQWINDVQRHDTDERLRRLQKDKESLALQVKTLTEHMQTQSTKISELENMIKEKNQLLSNAEDLLQRVSVFAKTVGIQIDKQKEMLSRSSLETQKLELMSAMSELKLQQAALERENLELRTTFVTNSVASSGLFNGNLANGSGSGSAITNVLNNNSITSSLLRRPQIITNTRMVGMSASTPGASMISSPIHHGSHGSLQQAAISPITPKTPPASYRQRIDVHYSSLPRQAFATTLSTVSTSSGSSTATDSNANPKRNVAFGNVRSINKRLQLPKLTTSSSMNALLLATALQRTESNLRHMKSVSAQELMFDAASNDHNDASRIKDEMSCLENENRCHERANTEPPSAALLDDEAGASCVQNTNENTATETVKNCEMELTSDFDALLNLEKTCEIAPFDSKNNTGQIPNEIDRLRGFSVPNLADAENRDNGILEHGEGGVQPTRSFTPQPSPSPSMSHKLKNIFGKIKRSNSGTLDDITTPEGEFKRGGVRATAGARLGWSGTTPYRKPDKPFREWDVDTICHWFEHLGLNMYEEDLRKWIKSSTTPGSELMKASPVDIEKELSLRNPLHRKKIVLAIADISGTVGDDGLFENAGKLDSTWVQRWLDDVGLPQYKEPFMAARMDGRMLHKLTMDDLGHLQISSCLHVASIRRGIQLMRNEKWNPDCHIRRPLQLGLNAKDDVRLWTSQRVHEWLRAVDLAEYAPNLRGSGVHGALMIFEVKFTAELFADLLNIPSSKTLLRRHLATHFKELLGRDIIQVKREAENTLGFQPLTITAKIKTPKKSQFSLKRKKSNKGGNLGGDEWSDYVCPMGGSDDEGSLNGTNCLSRQHNQQHLQHNYFRSRVGACFSSTSAVE; this comes from the exons ATGGAGAATAAGCGATGCGATGAGAAAAATGAACCATTAAGATCAGAACATTTAGCAGAagtaccatcatcatctctTCAGTCATTTGTTTCATCACGAACACGAAGTCATCCCGTAATATGCGATGTGATTCGCCTTGAGGTTATTCGCGAGCGTAGCAGTGTCTACAGTGAGGATGGCGAGTTCATTGACTTGCCACTGCCGCCTGTTCCACCATGGTCAACTATTTTGAAAGATGAAGTTGCGGTTGATGAAGAGGAAAATCATATAAAGGACAGCGAAAAATCTTATGAATTAGATGCACATATCAAATCTCCAGTGAATAATTTTGTGGGGGACAGCGAGGCGAGATGCGACGTAGATGTTATTGATATATCTATATCACCATACGATTGCAATCATAATACCGCTAGTGATTtgacaccaaacaacaaaatgcattTGCGTGTAATGGAAGAAGATGCAAAGTCAATCGACAGTAGTACGGCATCAAACACATTGCGGAAAAGTTCGTGGAGTGTGACTTCGATTGGTTCCACTGGAGCTGAATACTCTAATGACGATTGCAAATCTGGCTGCCAGTCCGACAGTGTGGACAGCGATGAGGGTGATCGACCAGAGGACGATTACTGTGAACATTCATCTGGATATCGTGATAAATCGCCATTTCTACGATCAATATCGCTATCACCAGTAGAACGTCGTTTTCGTAAATTGTCCTCATCTCGGGAGCGTCGACGTCATGCACATGAAGCTGAAGGGAAACTATTGGGAACCTGTGATGGTTGGAGATCTCAACGGTCTAAGCCGTACAGAAAGCATGAAGCAG AAGACTCGACTTGCTGTGATGATGACTTTACTTGGGTATACGCTCACAACCACCATGAAGCGCCAAAGGCTTCCGTTGAATCTGACCGACGATCCGTTtcacaaacaacagcaactcGATCGGTTCCACGTGACCAACAACgtagtcgagaaatgtcaatacaaaaaactgatcaATGTCAATCCACAGCTAACACAATTGGTATCGGGGAAGCAGTTCCTTGTGGCAAGCCACCCAGACCTTCACGGGAAACTGGTAGCCTAGATCGACGGCGGAACTTACGCTCAAGTCGTCACGAGCGAGATGGAAAAAGCCACAGTACACATTCACTAAAAGAAAATTCATCTTCGTCCGAATTTCATAAACACGATTCTATGTCCAGCAATCTCAGTTTAAATTCTAAAG ATCATCTGCAAGACTCGGGAAGCTTTTACTATTACAACATTAGTGGTAGCGGAAATCCACATCAACGTCATGGCTATCCACCTCATCCTCAAAATGCATGTACAAGTCCTAGTATGTgggaaccaccaccaccgccgccattGTCTCCTTGGGATCCTCAATACTACTGGAATAATCCGCATTGTCGCCACCAAAGCAAAGAAGAGTTGAGATTAATCGACTATCATCGCCGACAGCAAGAATTGTACCAATATGGAAACAGAAGTGGGCAAAGTAGTATGCAGGATTTATCTTGCGCTAGTGGCTGCTGTAATCGAAACTATTATCATCACCCACCTCTGCCGGTTTGTTGCCCATTGGATCATCGCACGCAATGGATCAACGATGTTCAG cGCCATGACACTGATGAACGGCTACGACGTTTACAAAAGGACAAAGAATCACTAGCTTTGCAAGTTAAAACACTTACGGAGCATATGCAGACACAATCTACAAAAATAAGTGAATTGGAAAACAtgataaaagagaaaaatcaGCTGCTATCCAACGCAGAAGATCTCCTGCAGCGAGTAAGCGTATTTGCAAAAACAGTTGGCATCCAGATTGACAAACAAAAA gaaatgCTTTCGAGATCTTCGCttgaaacacaaaaattaGAGCTCATGTCAGCGATGAGTGAGCTCAAACTTCAACAAGCAGCCCTAGAAAGAGAAAATTTGGAACTTCGTACAACTTTTGTAACTAATAGCGTGGCATCTAGCGGATTATTCAATGGAAATCTTGCAAATGGATCAGGGAGTGGATCAGCGATAACAAATGTGCTTAATAACAACAGCATTACGTCTAGTTTGCTCAGAAGACCTCAGATTATTACGAATACTAGAATGGTAGGCATGTCCGCCTCTACTCCAGGAGCTTCAATGATCTCGTCTCCAATACATCATGGCAGCCATGGGAGTTTACAACAAGCAGCAATTAGTCCTATTACTCCGAAG ACCCCACCGGCATCTTATCGACAACGTATCGATGTTCACTACAGTAGTCTTCCAAGACAAGCCTTTGCTACTACATTATCAACGGTTAGCACCTCCAGCGGCTCTTCAACAGCAACAGATAGTAACGCCAACCCTAAACGAAACGTAGCTTTTG GTAATGTTCGTTCTATCAACAAACGATTGCAACTACCTAAGCTTACAACGTCCAGCTCAATGAATGCTCTTCTGCTAGCCACAGCATTGCAACGCACAGAATCTAATCTGAGACATATGAAATCGGTATCAGCACAAGAGTTAATGTTCGATGCTGCATCCAATGACCACAATGATGCATCTCGAATAAAAGATGAAATGAGTTGTTTAGAGAATGAGAACCGTTGTCACGAACGAGCGAATACTGAACCTCCATCGGCAGCATTATTAGATGACGAAGCAGGAGCATCATGCGTTCAAAACACGAATGAAAATACGGCGACAGAAACCGTGAAAAACTGTGAGATGGAATTAACATCCGATTTCGATGCACTTCTAAACTTAGAGAAAACGTGTGAAATTGCCCCGTTTGATTCAAAGAACAATACAGGACAAATACCCAACGAAATCGATAGACTACGTGGATTTTCAGTACCAAATTTAG CTGATGCAGAAAATCGCGATAATGGGATCTTAGAACACGGTGAAGGTGGTGTGCAGCCCACTCGCAGCTTCACCCCTCAACCTTCGCCATCGCCGTCTATGAGTCACAAATTAAAGAACATTTTTGGTAAGATCAAAAGAAGCAACAGTGGAACCTTGGACGATATTACAACTCCGGAAGGTGAATTTAAACGTGGAGGAGTTCGTGCAACCGCAGGGGCTCGTCTGGGTTGGAGTGGAACGACTCCATATCGAAAACCTGATAAACCGTTCCGCGAATGGGATGTAGATACAATCTGCCATTGGTTCGAGCATCTGGGTTTAAATATGTATGAGGAAGATTTACGAAAATGGATCAAATCGAGCACGACGCCTGGAAGCGAATTGATGAAAGCCTCGCCAGTAGATATTGAAAAAGAGTTAAGTTTGCGAAATCCATTGCATCGAAAAAAGATAGTGTTAGCTATTGCAGATATTTCGGGGACGGTGGGAGACGACGGGTTGTTTGAGAACGCTGGAAAGCTGGATTCAACATGG GTCCAGCGTTGGTTAGACGATGTTGGTTTGCCCCAATACAAAGAACCCTTCATGGCGGCCCGAATGGATGGACGAATGCTACACAAATTGACGATGGACGATTTGGGCCATTTGCAAATATCTTCTTGTTTGCACGTGGCCAGCATTCGTCGTGGTATACAGCTTATGCGTAATGAAAAATGGAATCCCGATTGTCATATTCGTCGGCCATTGCAACTCGGATTAAATGCAAAAGACGATGTAAGGTTATGGACTTCGCAAAGAGTCCATGAATGGTTACGAGCCGTCGATTTGGCAGAATATGCTCCTAATTTGCGTGGATCTGGAGTACATGGAGCTCTCATGATATTCGAAGTTAAATTTACAGCCGAACTTTTTGCTGATTTATTGAACATTCCTTCAAGCAAAACATTGTTACGTCGACATTTGGCTACTCATTTTAAGGAGCTTTTGGGTCGAGATATCATACAGGTGAAACGAGAGGCTGAAAATACCCTTGGATTCCAACCACTGACAATTACGGCAAAAATTAAG ACGCCTAAAAAGTCTCAATTTTCcttaaaacggaaaaagaGCAACAAAGGTGGCAATCTGGGAGGAGATGAATGGAGTGATTATGTCTGCCCAATGGGTGGTTCAG ATGACGAAGGATCCCTCAACGGCACCAATTGCTTATCCAGACAGCACAACCAGCAGCATCTCCAGCACAACTACTTCCGGAGTCGGGTTGGAGCTTGCTTCAGTTCAACGTCAGCCGTCGAGTAA